In one Halosimplex halophilum genomic region, the following are encoded:
- a CDS encoding CBS domain-containing protein — protein sequence MDIADIATSEYVAVDVDERLGKVRSKFERENPKGLIVTDDGEYAGIITQKQLVQSHIEDNTKASAMLQPAPKVERTDDVREVARVLVEGGTKVAPVFEADRLWGIVTEDAILEAVLENLDALTVSDIYTEKVVTVDEDTNVGQAINLLREHGISRLPVLDEDGHLSGMVTRHDIVDIVVRDMDKATRGERAGDIERVLDLPVYDEMSSPVATTTLDESVRDAVERMLDNDYAGLVVTPEGDDRVVEGILTKTDVLRALTFTEEEHMDVQITNIKLLDTISREDIRQRIERVADKYQDMQVQHAHVRFHEHKEKLRGTPLIRSQIRLRTNKGQAAGSGEGYGADSAFGVALDKLERNVLELKDVQADEEYRGQLLRKLGEL from the coding sequence ATGGATATTGCTGATATCGCCACCAGCGAGTACGTCGCGGTCGACGTCGACGAACGGCTGGGGAAAGTCCGGTCGAAGTTCGAGCGCGAGAATCCCAAGGGCCTGATCGTCACCGACGACGGCGAGTACGCCGGGATCATCACGCAGAAACAGCTGGTGCAGTCCCACATCGAGGACAACACCAAGGCCAGCGCGATGCTGCAGCCGGCCCCCAAGGTCGAGCGCACCGACGACGTGCGCGAGGTGGCCCGCGTCCTCGTCGAGGGCGGGACCAAGGTCGCCCCGGTCTTCGAGGCCGACCGCCTGTGGGGGATCGTCACCGAGGACGCGATCCTCGAGGCGGTCCTCGAGAACCTCGACGCCCTCACCGTCTCGGACATCTACACCGAGAAGGTCGTCACCGTCGACGAGGACACCAACGTCGGCCAGGCGATCAACCTCCTGCGCGAGCACGGCATCTCCCGGCTCCCCGTGCTCGACGAGGACGGCCACCTCTCCGGGATGGTCACTCGTCACGACATCGTCGACATCGTCGTCCGCGACATGGACAAGGCCACCCGCGGCGAGCGCGCCGGCGACATCGAGCGCGTCCTCGACCTGCCGGTCTACGACGAGATGTCCAGCCCCGTCGCCACCACGACCCTCGACGAGTCCGTCCGCGACGCCGTCGAGCGCATGCTCGACAACGACTACGCCGGGCTGGTGGTCACGCCCGAGGGCGACGACCGCGTCGTCGAGGGCATCCTCACCAAGACCGACGTGCTCCGCGCGCTGACGTTCACCGAGGAGGAGCACATGGACGTGCAGATCACGAACATCAAGCTACTGGACACGATCAGCCGCGAGGACATCCGCCAGCGCATCGAGCGCGTCGCCGACAAGTACCAGGACATGCAGGTCCAGCACGCCCACGTCCGCTTCCACGAGCACAAGGAGAAGCTGCGGGGCACGCCGCTGATCCGCTCGCAGATCCGCCTGCGCACCAACAAGGGCCAGGCCGCCGGCTCCGGCGAGGGCTACGGCGCCGACTCCGCGTTCGGCGTCGCCCTCGACAAGCTCGAACGCAACGTCCTCGAACTCAAGGACGTCCAGGCCGACGAGGAGTACCGCGGCCAGCTGCTCCGCAAGCTCGGCGAACTCTAG
- a CDS encoding HTH domain-containing protein — protein sequence MTGTQPRIELYVRSLLPDGAHNRQEAVIDRLERLDAEDEIEDFSVIVWGKQIARDSAGARTEEGEYILNRVAEFKQWALSNNVSLESFYQKHDVTNDATDEPYSAIVLPVMGLAEYEGEELRHVAPCTEGDEVHTIMDRLDRLERGEPAAVEQSNDVSILSD from the coding sequence ATGACGGGGACACAGCCGCGGATCGAACTCTACGTCCGGTCGCTGCTGCCGGACGGCGCGCACAACCGACAGGAGGCGGTCATCGACCGGCTCGAACGGCTCGACGCCGAGGACGAGATCGAGGACTTCTCGGTCATCGTCTGGGGCAAGCAGATCGCCCGCGACTCCGCGGGCGCCCGCACCGAGGAGGGCGAGTACATCCTCAACCGCGTCGCGGAGTTCAAGCAGTGGGCGCTGTCGAACAACGTCTCGCTGGAGTCGTTCTACCAGAAACACGACGTGACCAACGACGCCACCGACGAGCCCTACTCGGCCATCGTCCTCCCGGTGATGGGCCTCGCCGAGTACGAGGGCGAGGAACTGCGCCACGTCGCCCCCTGCACCGAGGGCGACGAGGTCCACACCATCATGGACCGCCTCGACCGCCTCGAACGCGGCGAGCCCGCCGCCGTCGAGCAGTCGAACGACGTATCGATCCTCTCGGACTGA
- a CDS encoding DUF7557 family protein, translating into MTTTIEIDDDLAERMEAHLEEDESMAELVEELVNMYETEGAFLQEGYSE; encoded by the coding sequence ATGACAACCACAATCGAGATCGACGACGACCTCGCCGAGCGGATGGAGGCCCACCTCGAGGAGGACGAGTCGATGGCCGAGCTGGTCGAGGAGCTGGTCAACATGTACGAGACGGAGGGCGCGTTCCTCCAGGAAGGCTACTCGGAGTAA
- a CDS encoding DNA-directed RNA polymerase subunit epsilon, with product MNGGRDRVDHGLRASGEPVDPRAERDVSTRPGDGSLGRVEAAKDESFRRWDVTTPSATLIGRPENPGEDVSENLRRLHDEQHPAMAGHAERMHRLEKARITHAFCNRLALTPWERDRALGIMTDLDLTVFGSQRAIQKVALVVIRHVVDDERQRVLGLHDREWVAEQPPESLADLHERFDSIKDDPRYRTLMDLVGLDVTSVNRLDRTLQDQLDEQGLRGAVFGRNPHRDPSLPQIRDRDPTEVPRSDGDPTAE from the coding sequence ATGAACGGGGGACGCGACAGGGTCGACCACGGGCTCCGAGCCAGCGGCGAGCCGGTCGACCCGCGCGCGGAACGGGACGTGAGCACGCGGCCGGGCGACGGGTCGCTCGGGCGCGTCGAGGCGGCGAAAGACGAGTCGTTCCGGCGGTGGGACGTGACGACGCCGAGCGCAACGCTCATCGGGCGGCCGGAGAACCCCGGGGAGGACGTGAGCGAGAACCTCCGGCGGCTGCACGACGAACAGCACCCGGCGATGGCGGGCCACGCCGAGCGGATGCACCGGCTGGAGAAGGCCCGGATAACCCACGCCTTCTGCAACCGGCTGGCGCTGACGCCGTGGGAGCGCGACCGGGCGCTGGGCATCATGACCGACCTCGACCTGACCGTCTTCGGGAGCCAGCGCGCGATCCAGAAGGTCGCGCTGGTCGTGATCCGCCACGTCGTCGACGACGAGCGCCAGCGGGTTCTCGGGCTGCACGACCGGGAGTGGGTGGCCGAGCAGCCGCCCGAGTCGCTGGCCGACCTGCACGAGCGGTTCGACTCGATCAAGGACGACCCCCGGTACCGGACGCTCATGGACCTGGTGGGCCTGGACGTGACGAGCGTCAACCGGCTCGACCGGACGCTGCAGGACCAGCTCGACGAGCAGGGCCTCCGGGGAGCGGTCTTCGGGCGCAACCCCCACCGGGACCCGAGCCTGCCGCAGATCCGCGACCGCGACCCGACGGAGGTGCCCCGCTCCGACGGCGACCCGACCGCGGAGTGA
- a CDS encoding CPBP family intramembrane glutamic endopeptidase has translation MREWSVKSAVGRRPVVSYFVLTFAFSWSVAGLLYLATGGDAPFVAAIPYAWGPLFGGAVTIRLLGGSVRAWVGQVRNWRVGAHWYVLGVAIVMLRTDIGAAVAALSGAGIAVQADGWQLYAMAFNFLVTLFFAGALEEFGWRGFAQVRLQKRYDATLVSALIGVVWAVWHVPLMLIGVGDFVGPTDYVVMAVGSSVVYSWLYNSTNGVLPVVMVAHAASNMPGVLRATGDVPAIVDRFPIGPSALFALSVVAAVVWYAGSDDLSRDGPLPDVPGRGDREAAATAD, from the coding sequence GTGCGCGAGTGGTCGGTCAAGAGCGCCGTCGGTCGACGCCCGGTCGTCTCGTATTTCGTGCTCACGTTCGCCTTCTCGTGGAGTGTCGCGGGACTTCTGTATCTGGCTACCGGGGGAGATGCGCCCTTCGTCGCGGCGATCCCGTACGCGTGGGGGCCACTGTTCGGTGGGGCGGTGACGATCCGGCTGCTCGGCGGTAGCGTCCGGGCGTGGGTCGGACAGGTTCGCAACTGGCGGGTCGGAGCCCACTGGTACGTGCTCGGTGTAGCGATCGTGATGCTCAGGACCGACATCGGAGCGGCGGTGGCGGCCCTGTCGGGAGCGGGGATCGCGGTCCAAGCCGACGGCTGGCAACTCTACGCGATGGCGTTCAACTTTCTGGTCACGCTGTTTTTCGCCGGGGCACTCGAAGAGTTCGGGTGGCGCGGCTTCGCACAGGTACGGCTACAGAAACGGTACGACGCCACGCTGGTGAGCGCTCTGATCGGCGTCGTCTGGGCGGTGTGGCACGTCCCGCTGATGCTGATCGGGGTCGGTGATTTCGTCGGCCCGACCGACTACGTCGTCATGGCGGTCGGGTCGTCGGTCGTCTACAGCTGGCTGTACAACAGCACTAACGGCGTACTGCCCGTCGTCATGGTCGCCCACGCGGCCTCAAATATGCCCGGGGTGCTTCGAGCGACCGGCGATGTCCCCGCTATCGTCGACCGGTTCCCGATCGGTCCGAGCGCGCTCTTCGCACTTTCGGTGGTGGCAGCCGTCGTCTGGTACGCGGGTTCCGACGACCTCTCACGGGACGGCCCGTTGCCGGACGTTCCGGGACGCGGTGACCGGGAGGCCGCCGCGACCGCCGACTGA